ATCACCGGCGAGCGGCGTACAATCTCCACCCGAGTGTACTCGCGACCTTCCGAGTTCTTGAACGTTCGagtgattttcaaaatcttcgaCGTCATCGGCGGTGGAATATCCTTCATATCGTCGTCCTTCTTCCCGCGACCTCCCTTCGAACTTCCCTGCTCTTCCATAATCTTCCTCAGCAGCTCCTGCCGTTCCTGTTCCTCTCGCTCCATCGACAGCTGCGTCGACGTCTTCTTGTTCGCCAACATATTCTCCAGATTCTTACCCAACTCCTCCAGGTCGGACTCCTCCGACGCCGTCGACTCTCCCTCATCCGTCGAAAGCACCTCCGACGAGGCCAGCACTCGGTTCTGCAGATCAAAGATGCGCTGACACTCTTCCTTGTACCGCTCCTGGTGTTCCGCAATCGAAAACCGATTACCACGGGAAAATTTGTCCATTCCCTCCTCCCCTGCCTTCGCCTTCTCCGTGGACAGCGTCCGCACGACGTCGATAACCTCCCAACGGGACAGCTTCTTAATTTCCTCCTCCGGCACCTGGAACTTCCTCAGCAGAGCCTTGGCGTTGTTCAGCGACAGACGACGCAAATCCGCATCCGTACCGGTGACGGTCCGTTTCGGCTGACTTTCGATTTCCTCCTTGTTCTGCTGCGTCGGCTTGTTCGGCATCCGGACGTACGAAAATCCTTCACCGCACCCGGTAGGATCCGCCGGTCCGTTCAGCTGCAGAATACACTTGCCCCTCATCGCCTGGATGTACGCCCGGGTCGTGTTCCACGGCGCCACCTTGACTTCGTCGTCCATCTTGAGCTGCATctcctcgtcgtcgtcctcctGCTGGGCAAAGATAAACTTCTCTCCGTAACCGGCGTCCTTCAACCGCTGCTCGGCTGCGATCATGCTAAAGTACGCGCAGCACTGTTCCGGCGAGACCATCGCGCGGATTTCCTCCTCCGACGGCAGCCGGAACTCGGGCTTGATGACCCAAAAGTTCGAGTCCATGCCGGTTCGCTTAAAGTCCGCGCACTGCTTCAACCGCTTCCGGATGCTGCTCTCCGAGTGCGCCGGAAATGCCTTCTTGATGTCGTCCATACGGATCTTGCGCGGGTTGTCACGACTCTTCCAAAACAGACGGTAGATGAAGACTTGGAGGAAATCGCGGACAAAGTTGTTGGCGCGCTTGGAGTTGGGTCCGGGCACTTCGTACAGCGGACATTCCTGGCCGGCGGTGAACAGGGCGTCAATTTCTCGGATGAAGTAACTGTTACGAGTACGGATGACGAGGAAGTCGGTTTCGTTGACGTTGTGCGGGTAGATTGGCGCACGGTACATGTTGTTCTCGACGACCTGGATGCAATGGCCGGGGTGAAGGATTCCGAGGAAGGGGGAGGTGTGCGCGTAGTGGGTTTCCCCGTACCGGAACTCAACCGGACCGGCATCTTTTGCGGCTTTGCGTTTGTAgtagtttttgattttggtGGCCATGCCGACCTGGTTCATGAGCGGGGGATGTTCCTCGCAGAACTCGACCAGCACGCACTCGCCGTCCCGGCCGGACAGATCTTCCGGGGCACGCATGAAGAAAACGTCGCCACCTCCGGACGCGATTCGCTCGAGTTCGCGCTGTTTGGCCTTTTTCTTGATGTGCTTGAGCAGTGGCAGCACCGGCTGTGGGTTGATCGTGGCCAGCGCTCCGTGGGAGTACTTTTTCATGGGCGGCCGGTGGAACATCCGCAGCTTCATCGGACCCATGTGGGTCGGGACGAAGGGCGCGCGAAGTTCGACGACGGGCGTGGAATGTTGCAGAAGGTTTCCACCGCCGACTTTGAGCTTGAGCGTCGCTTCCGAGGACTTGGCCATGTAGTACGAATCGTTGGAGATGTTAAACGGATCACGATCGGGACTCTTTGGCGGTGGCGGTGGAGTGTCTTCGGCGAGGACGTTAATGACACCGGCTTTGCCGAGGAGAATTTTGGACTTTTTGACGTGGGGATGTGGGATTTTAACCTTCGGAGTTGGTCCCGTATTGCGGACAATCTTCGACGGATCAATGTCGTCCGGAATGCCGAGAATGATGTTCTCGTCGTTGGGATCCAGCGTGAGCACTTTTGGTTTGGGTATTTTACCAACCGCTTCCGCGTCCCAAATGACCTCGTCCTCCCACTTGCTGTAGACGAGTTCTTCGTTCTCCACGGGGAAAATGCTGTACCAAGTATCGTCGGACTCTTCCTGTTGTTGTTTGTTCTGCGCCGCGGCGATGATCATCTGAGCTTTGCTCATCTTGCCCTGACCCTGCTTCGAACCGGACACGGCCGGCGACGCAGGAAGACTCTTTCCAGGTTGACTAAATGCTCCGGCAGTTCGCGATCCGCTCGACGGAAGCCAACCGGCTGCGTTGATCTTAGAGTTTagcttttgaagcactttatgTTTGATGTCATTCCCGTCCCAAACGACGTCATCTTCCCAGTGCAGCTGAGATACCATTAGAAAAGCGTCGTCCGGAATGGGTTCTCCCTTAATCGTAACTTCTTCTTGGGCGTCAGTCTGCTTGAAGCCGTAGTTGAAGTCCTCTCCAGTTTCTGCCACGTTCAGCATATCGTACCAGATTTGCGCAGGACCAAATCGCCAATCGGCGACCTTCGGCTTGGAATCACCACTCGTATCAACTTCCTGTTTCTCCTCTTTCTCCTCCTCACGTGACAAACTCAGCAACTTGTCCTCATCGTCCGAGGCCCAATGGTCGCGGGACGGAATCGGCGCATAAACCAAATTGTAGCCCTGCCTCCTCCGGGGTTCATCCGAATCCGACGTCGAGTCCGAACCATCCTTCGTTTTGTGCTTCTGAAGCTTCTTCTTACGCCGTCGCCGAACGCTGCGCCAAATCTGTGGCAAGCTGGAAATCTTCCCCGGACCAAACAGGCGCGAAAAGCGCAGAACCTTATCGGGTCGAAAGTCCGGAAACAGCTCCCGCACATCCACATCGACATACTTCGACGGCAACATCGCCGCCAGTGGAGTGTCCAACTTTCGCTCCACCTTCGGCTTTTCCGATGAAATCTCTTCCGCACCACTAACGGGCGCGCTCGGCGGGGGCATCAACTGCTTATCATCCACTCCGGAACCTTCATCGTCGCTATCGACCTCTCCCTTGGCGCTTCTTTCCGCCTTAGCGTCCACCTTGCTCACCGGAATGGCCGCCTCAATGTCATCGTAATCTTCATCATCGCGGGACGCTGGCTCCGGTGGCGCATCCGGCAGCTCCTCAGCTAGTTCGTTAAAATCCGAATAATCAACGGCGTCTTCCGCCTTGACTCGGTAATTTGCGTTGTCCTCATCCGGATCGTCGTACCGCCGATCATCACTCGAAGAGGAATCATCGCTGTCGCTGTC
This is a stretch of genomic DNA from Culex pipiens pallens isolate TS chromosome 1, TS_CPP_V2, whole genome shotgun sequence. It encodes these proteins:
- the LOC120420743 gene encoding transcription initiation factor TFIID subunit 1 isoform X1 — its product is MTDSENENDPDQDGDHEGGELNLAGFLFGNVDEHGRLENDFLDEEAKMHLSSLSRMGLSSFLADVLTDGTEKPQQQDSDSDDSSSSDDRRYDDPDEDNANYRVKAEDAVDYSDFNELAEELPDAPPEPASRDDEDYDDIEAAIPVSKVDAKAERSAKGEVDSDDEGSGVDDKQLMPPPSAPVSGAEEISSEKPKVERKLDTPLAAMLPSKYVDVDVRELFPDFRPDKVLRFSRLFGPGKISSLPQIWRSVRRRRKKKLQKHKTKDGSDSTSDSDEPRRRQGYNLVYAPIPSRDHWASDDEDKLLSLSREEEKEEKQEVDTSGDSKPKVADWRFGPAQIWYDMLNVAETGEDFNYGFKQTDAQEEVTIKGEPIPDDAFLMVSQLHWEDDVVWDGNDIKHKVLQKLNSKINAAGWLPSSGSRTAGAFSQPGKSLPASPAVSGSKQGQGKMSKAQMIIAAAQNKQQQEESDDTWYSIFPVENEELVYSKWEDEVIWDAEAVGKIPKPKVLTLDPNDENIILGIPDDIDPSKIVRNTGPTPKVKIPHPHVKKSKILLGKAGVINVLAEDTPPPPPKSPDRDPFNISNDSYYMAKSSEATLKLKVGGGNLLQHSTPVVELRAPFVPTHMGPMKLRMFHRPPMKKYSHGALATINPQPVLPLLKHIKKKAKQRELERIASGGGDVFFMRAPEDLSGRDGECVLVEFCEEHPPLMNQVGMATKIKNYYKRKAAKDAGPVEFRYGETHYAHTSPFLGILHPGHCIQVVENNMYRAPIYPHNVNETDFLVIRTRNSYFIREIDALFTAGQECPLYEVPGPNSKRANNFVRDFLQVFIYRLFWKSRDNPRKIRMDDIKKAFPAHSESSIRKRLKQCADFKRTGMDSNFWVIKPEFRLPSEEEIRAMVSPEQCCAYFSMIAAEQRLKDAGYGEKFIFAQQEDDDEEMQLKMDDEVKVAPWNTTRAYIQAMRGKCILQLNGPADPTGCGEGFSYVRMPNKPTQQNKEEIESQPKRTVTGTDADLRRLSLNNAKALLRKFQVPEEEIKKLSRWEVIDVVRTLSTEKAKAGEEGMDKFSRGNRFSIAEHQERYKEECQRIFDLQNRVLASSEVLSTDEGESTASEESDLEELGKNLENMLANKKTSTQLSMEREEQERQELLRKIMEEQGSSKGGRGKKDDDMKDIPPPMTSKILKITRTFKNSEGREYTRVEIVRRSPVIDAYVKIRTTKDEGFIRQFATLDEAQKEEMKREKRRIQEQLRRIKRNQQKIGMMQQVNQQHSVGTPISLGDRETPSSKSSTSLSTPKESHSKEHSPSSRKKVKLKPDLKLKCGACGQVGHMRTNKACPLYTGTIPTPSLTVAMTEEQEEEIEKELNADDEDLVNVDGTKVKLSGKLLKRHEDVKRRTLLLKVPKDAVGKKRRRVGGDANCDYLKRHNKTANRRRTDPVVVLSSILEQILNEMRDMPDVAPFMFPVNAKQVADYHKIIQRPMDLQTIREYIRQKKYQTRDEFIADVNQIVENSSLYNGAKSSLTIAAQRMLQKCKDRMAEKEERLTRLEKSINPLLDDDDQVALSYMLGEYVNGPLKAMPESWPFLKPVNKRLVKDYYTIIRRPMDLEKVSKKVATHKYHSRADFMLDMQLIADNCETYNGAEANFTKQARHMVEVVRQALDAMDNMGQLERNIALVQERARNEADIEWEDDERDSKGSRDTSPEFGEGDTSNLERPSSSLSMNSGRPGPSGLGKMSEKRSRGRPRKMQHEEEFPGSTMSHAMNMMLLKRSRGRPRKDGFDDHHHHHHSVGRVGSDGVGIPMSASTPSLASDPSASAFEMNWTSAYDGGNRLTDTNTPFDERYGHNSTVGGGFNLPGESGLFGRVKRGRGQYSTDDEEFEEVLDQSNAQSSSSMMLPPHEGEGDSQQAAEAMVQLSGTSQQQQYFTQTAEESMEIDPNYDPSDFLGMSNRQLDSVDGGGQMAVVDDSAQFQYQPQQDANFQQFGEPQQVVIGEQQQQPPQDQQQQSSSGLPPLQSLHKDLAISDSDDEQNNLQMDIFNNGNENENDDDGGDLWF
- the LOC120420743 gene encoding transcription initiation factor TFIID subunit 1 isoform X3, encoding MTDSENENDPDQDGDHEGGELNLAGFLFGNVDEHGRLENDFLDEEAKMHLSSLSRMGLSSFLADVLTDGTEKPQQQDSDSDDSSSSDDRRYDDPDEDNANYRVKAEDAVDYSDFNELAEELPDAPPEPASRDDEDYDDIEAAIPVSKVDAKAERSAKGEVDSDDEGSGVDDKQLMPPPSAPVSGAEEISSEKPKVERKLDTPLAAMLPSKYVDVDVRELFPDFRPDKVLRFSRLFGPGKISSLPQIWRSVRRRRKKKLQKHKTKDGSDSTSDSDEPRRRQGYNLVYAPIPSRDHWASDDEDKLLSLSREEEKEEKQEVDTSGDSKPKVADWRFGPAQIWYDMLNVAETGEDFNYGFKQTDAQEEVTIKGEPIPDDAFLMVSQLHWEDDVVWDGNDIKHKVLQKLNSKINAAGWLPSSGSRTAGAFSQPGKSLPASPAVSGSKQGQGKMSKAQMIIAAAQNKQQQEESDDTWYSIFPVENEELVYSKWEDEVIWDAEAVGKIPKPKVLTLDPNDENIILGIPDDIDPSKIVRNTGPTPKVKIPHPHVKKSKILLGKAGVINVLAEDTPPPPPKSPDRDPFNISNDSYYMAKSSEATLKLKVGGGNLLQHSTPVVELRAPFVPTHMGPMKLRMFHRPPMKKYSHGALATINPQPVLPLLKHIKKKAKQRELERIASGGGDVFFMRAPEDLSGRDGECVLVEFCEEHPPLMNQVGMATKIKNYYKRKAAKDAGPVEFRYGETHYAHTSPFLGILHPGHCIQVVENNMYRAPIYPHNVNETDFLVIRTRNSYFIREIDALFTAGQECPLYEVPGPNSKRANNFVRDFLQVFIYRLFWKSRDNPRKIRMDDIKKAFPAHSESSIRKRLKQCADFKRTGMDSNFWVIKPEFRLPSEEEIRAMVSPEQCCAYFSMIAAEQRLKDAGYGEKFIFAQQEDDDEEMQLKMDDEVKVAPWNTTRAYIQAMRGKCILQLNGPADPTGCGEGFSYVRMPNKPTQQNKEEIESQPKRTVTGTDADLRRLSLNNAKALLRKFQVPEEEIKKLSRWEVIDVVRTLSTEKAKAGEEGMDKFSRGNRFSIAEHQERYKEECQRIFDLQNRVLASSEVLSTDEGESTASEESDLEELGKNLENMLANKKTSTQLSMEREEQERQELLRKIMEEQGSSKGGRGKKDDDMKDIPPPMTSKILKITRTFKNSEGREYTRVEIVRRSPVIDAYVKIRTTKDEGFIRQFATLDEAQKEEMKREKRRIQEQLRRIKRNQQKIGMMQQVNQQHSVGTPISLGDRETPSSKSSTSLSTPKESHSKEHSPSSRKKVKLKPDLKLKCGACGQVGHMRTNKACPLYTGTIPTPSLTVAMTEEQEEEIEKELNADDEDLVNVDGTKVKLSGKLLKRHEDVKRRTLLLKVPKDAVGKKRRRVGGDANCDYLKRHNKTANRRRTDPVVVLSSILEQILNEMRDMPDVAPFMFPVNAKQVADYHKIIQRPMDLQTIREYIRQKKYQTRDEFIADVNQIVENSSLYNGAKSSLTIAAQRMLQKCKDRMAEKEERLTRLEKSINPLLDDDDQVALSYMLGEYVNGPLKAMPESWPFLKPVNKRLVKDYYTIIRRPMDLEKVSKKVATHKYHSRADFMLDMQLIADNCETYNGAEANFTKQARHMVEVVRQALDAMDNMGQLERNIALVQERARNEADIEWEDDERDSKGSRDTSPEFGEGDTSNLERPSSSLSMNSGRPGPSGLGKMSEKRSRGRPRKMQHEEAR
- the LOC120420743 gene encoding transcription initiation factor TFIID subunit 1 isoform X2, with amino-acid sequence MTDSENENDPDQDGDHEGGELNLAGFLFGNVDEHGRLENDFLDEEAKMHLSSLSRMGLSSFLADVLTDGTEKPQQQDSDSDDSSSSDDRRYDDPDEDNANYRVKAEDAVDYSDFNELAEELPDAPPEPASRDDEDYDDIEAAIPVSKVDAKAERSAKGEVDSDDEGSGVDDKQLMPPPSAPVSGAEEISSEKPKVERKLDTPLAAMLPSKYVDVDVRELFPDFRPDKVLRFSRLFGPGKISSLPQIWRSVRRRRKKKLQKHKTKDGSDSTSDSDEPRRRQGYNLVYAPIPSRDHWASDDEDKLLSLSREEEKEEKQEVDTSGDSKPKVADWRFGPAQIWYDMLNVAETGEDFNYGFKQTDAQEEVTIKGEPIPDDAFLMVSQLHWEDDVVWDGNDIKHKVLQKLNSKINAAGWLPSSGSRTAGAFSQPGKSLPASPAVSGSKQGQGKMSKAQMIIAAAQNKQQQEESDDTWYSIFPVENEELVYSKWEDEVIWDAEAVGKIPKPKVLTLDPNDENIILGIPDDIDPSKIVRNTGPTPKVKIPHPHVKKSKILLGKAGVINVLAEDTPPPPPKSPDRDPFNISNDSYYMAKSSEATLKLKVGGGNLLQHSTPVVELRAPFVPTHMGPMKLRMFHRPPMKKYSHGALATINPQPVLPLLKHIKKKAKQRELERIASGGGDVFFMRAPEDLSGRDGECVLVEFCEEHPPLMNQVGMATKIKNYYKRKAAKDAGPVEFRYGETHYAHTSPFLGILHPGHCIQVVENNMYRAPIYPHNVNETDFLVIRTRNSYFIREIDALFTAGQECPLYEVPGPNSKRANNFVRDFLQVFIYRLFWKSRDNPRKIRMDDIKKAFPAHSESSIRKRLKQCADFKRTGMDSNFWVIKPEFRLPSEEEIRAMVSPEQCCAYFSMIAAEQRLKDAGYGEKFIFAQQEDDDEEMQLKMDDEVKVAPWNTTRAYIQAMRGKCILQLNGPADPTGCGEGFSYVRMPNKPTQQNKEEIESQPKRTVTGTDADLRRLSLNNAKALLRKFQVPEEEIKKLSRWEVIDVVRTLSTEKAKAGEEGMDKFSRGNRFSIAEHQERYKEECQRIFDLQNRVLASSEVLSTDEGESTASEESDLEELGKNLENMLANKKTSTQLSMEREEQERQELLRKIMEEQGSSKGGRGKKDDDMKDIPPPMTSKILKITRTFKNSEGREYTRVEIVRRSPVIDAYVKIRTTKDEGFIRQFATLDEAQKEEMKREKRRIQEQLRRIKRNQQKIGMMQQVNQQHSVGTPISLGDRETPSSKSSTSLSTPKESHSKEHSPSSRKKVKLKPDLKLKCGACGQVGHMRTNKACPLYTGTIPTPSLTVAMTEEQEEEIEKELNADDEDLVNVDGTKVKLSGKLLKRHEDVKRRTLLLKVPKDAVGKKRRRVGGDANCDYLKRHNKTANRRRTDPVVVLSSILEQILNEMRDMPDVAPFMFPVNAKQVADYHKIIQRPMDLQTIREYIRQKKYQTRDEFIADVNQIVENSSLYNGAKSSLTIAAQRMLQKCKDRMAEKEERLTRLEKSINPLLDDDDQVALSYMLGEYVNGPLKAMPESWPFLKPVNKRLVKDYYTIIRRPMDLEKVSKKVATHKYHSRADFMLDMQLIADNCETYNGAEANFTKQARHMVEVVRQALDAMDNMGQLERNIALVQERARNEADIEWEDDERDSKGSRDTSPEFGEGDTSNLERPSSSLSMNSGRPGPSGLGKMSEKRSRGRPRKMQHEEGRGQYSTDDEEFEEVLDQSNAQSSSSMMLPPHEGEGDSQQAAEAMVQLSGTSQQQQYFTQTAEESMEIDPNYDPSDFLGMSNRQLDSVDGGGQMAVVDDSAQFQYQPQQDANFQQFGEPQQVVIGEQQQQPPQDQQQQSSSGLPPLQSLHKDLAISDSDDEQNNLQMDIFNNGNENENDDDGGDLWF